CGCCCATGTGACGCTGCGCCCGTTCAAGTCCGAGGCGCAGTGGCACGCTCCCGTGCTGACCGAGGAGGAGGAGCAGCGCTTGCGGTCCAGCCTCGTCCGCCCCCTGCCGGGCCGCGCCGACCGCCCCGCACCCACCGCCCGCCCCCTCTCGCCGACGGACCGGCGCATTGCCGAGGAACTGATCAGGAACGCCCGCGTCAGCCTCACCGATCTCGCGGGAACGGTCGGCTTCTCGGTCGCGACGGCCGGCCGGCGGGTGACCTCGCTGCTGGAACGGCAGGCGCTGCGGCTGCGCGTCCTGGTCGAACCCGCCCTGCTCGGGCGCCCGGTGGAGGCGCGGCTGCGGCTGCGCGTGCCGCCCTCGGCCCTCGAACCGGTGGGCGCGGCGCTGGCCGGCTGCTCCGACGTCCGGTCCTGTGCCGCCGTCACCGGTTCGTACAACCTGCTGGTCGACGTCTGCCTGGAGCGGGAGGCCGACCTGTACGGGTTCCTCACGGATGTGCTGGGTGCCCACCCCGCGATCGGGGATGTCGAAACGCAGTTCGTCACCCGCGTCTACAAGCGCGGCCCCGCCGTCGCAGCAGCAGCGCCAACCGCCGCCCCCCGCCCGTAGCCCGGACCGCCCTCTCAGCCTTCAGGAGCATCGGCATGCCGCGCACCGCCTCGACGACCAAGCACATCATCGTCACCGGGGGAGTCGCCTCCTCCTTGGGAAAGGGATTGACGGCGTCGAGCCTGGGGGTGCTGCTGAAGGCGCGGGGCCTGCGCGTGACGATGCAGAAGCTCGACCCGTACCTGAACGTCGACCCGGGCACGATGAACCCGTTCCAGCACGGCGAGGTCTTCGTGACGAACGACGGGGCGGAGACGGACCTTGACATCGGGCACTACGAACGCTTCCTCGACGTGGACCTCGACGCCGGCGCCAACGTCACGACGGGACAGGTCTATTCGACGGTGATCGCCAAAGAGCGCCGCGGGGCGTACCTGGGCGACACGGTGCAGGTCATCCCGCACATCACGAACGAGATCAAGCACCGGGTCCGGCGGCTGGCCGCCGAGGACGTGGACGTGGCGATCACCGAGGTGGGCGGCACGGTGGGCGACATCGAGTCGCTGCCGTTCCTCGAAGCGGTGCGCCAGGTGCGGCACGAGGTCGGGCGCGAGAACGTGCTCGTGGTGCACATCTCGCTGCTGCCGTACATCGGTCCCTCGGGTGAGCTGAAGACGAAGCCGACGCAGCACTCCGTGGCGGCGCTGCGCTCCATCGGCGTCCAGCCGGACGTGATCGTGCTGCGGGCCGACCGCGAGGTGCCGACCGCGATCAAGCGGAAGGTCTCCTTGATGTGCGACGTGGAGGACGAGGCGGTGGTGGCTGCGATCGACGCCCAGTCGATCTACGACATCCCCGAGGTGCTGCACGGCGAGGGCCTCGACTCCTATGTCGTCCGCCGCCTCGACCTGCCGTTCGGCACGGTGGACTGGACCGTCTGGAAGGAGCTGCTGCACCGGGTGCACCACCCGGAGCACGAGGTGGCCGTCGCACTGGTCGGCAAGTACGTCGACCTGCCCGACGCCTACCTGTCGGTGTCCGAGGCGCTGCGCGCGGGCGGGTTCGCCAACCGGGCGCGGGTGACCATCAAGTGGGTGGCGTCCGACGACTGCGCGACCCCGGCGGGCGTGGCGGAACGGCTCGGCGGCGTGGACGCGGTGTGCGTGCCCGGCGGCTTCGGCGACCGGGGTGTGGCCGGCAAGATCGCGGCCGTCCGGTACGCCCGCGAGAACCGGGTCCCGCTGCTCGGCCTGTGCCTCGGCCTCCAGTGCGTCGTGATCGAGGCCGCGCGGAACCTCGCGGGCATCGAGGGCGCGGACTCCACCGAGTTCGACCGGTCCGCCGTCCACCCCGTGGTCTCCACCATGGCGGAGCAGTCGGGCATCGTCGACGGCAGGGGCGACATGGGCGGCACCATGCGTCTTGGCCTCTACCCGGCGCGGCTGGCCGAGGGCTCGCTCGTCCGCGAGCTGTACGGCGGGCGGCCCCTCGTGGAGGAGCGGCACCGCCACCGCTACGAGGTCAACAACGCCTACCGCGCCGAGCTGGAGAAGAAGGCGGGCCTGGTCTTCTCCGGGACCTCGCCCGACGACAGGCTCGTCGAGTACGTGGAGTACCCGCGCGAGGTGCACCCCTACCTCGTCGCCACCCAGGCGCATCCGGAGCTGCGTTCCCGCCCCACCCGCCCGCACCCCCTCTTCGCCGGCCTCGTCCGGGCCGCTGTCGAGCGGCGCGCGGCGACGGCTTCGGCGACGGGGTGACGGTGGCCGGGGCGCGGCGGAACGTCCGGCCCTGACGCGCCGTCGGCGCCCGCCCGTTCCCGCCGGCTCGCCGCGCGCGGCGGCGCGCCCCGGGTGCGGACGCGACCGCGCGTACCGGGCGGAAGAGCCGGAGCGGCCGGGCCGCGAGGGCACCGGCCGCTCCGGGGTACGGCAAGCGGCGTTGCGGGAATCAGCCGCGGAGGGCCTGGACCGCGGACTGGAGCCGCTTGCCGTAGTCCTCGTCCGCCTTGCGGAAGTTCTCGATCGCCCGCTCGGCGATGTCGTCGCGGGAGACCTGGGCGATGAAGCCCGCCAGGTTCTGGATGAGGCGGTCCTTCTCGTCCTCGGACATCAGCCGGTACAGGTTGCCGGCCTGCACGAAGTCGTCGTCCTCGGCGTGCGAGGGCGCCTGGTGGTCGCCGGTCGTACCGGTGACGGCGGTCGCCGTCCACAGCGGGCGGTCGGTCTGCACCGGGCCGCCGAAGCTGTTGGGCTCGTAGTTC
Above is a genomic segment from Streptomyces marincola containing:
- a CDS encoding CTP synthase; the encoded protein is MPRTASTTKHIIVTGGVASSLGKGLTASSLGVLLKARGLRVTMQKLDPYLNVDPGTMNPFQHGEVFVTNDGAETDLDIGHYERFLDVDLDAGANVTTGQVYSTVIAKERRGAYLGDTVQVIPHITNEIKHRVRRLAAEDVDVAITEVGGTVGDIESLPFLEAVRQVRHEVGRENVLVVHISLLPYIGPSGELKTKPTQHSVAALRSIGVQPDVIVLRADREVPTAIKRKVSLMCDVEDEAVVAAIDAQSIYDIPEVLHGEGLDSYVVRRLDLPFGTVDWTVWKELLHRVHHPEHEVAVALVGKYVDLPDAYLSVSEALRAGGFANRARVTIKWVASDDCATPAGVAERLGGVDAVCVPGGFGDRGVAGKIAAVRYARENRVPLLGLCLGLQCVVIEAARNLAGIEGADSTEFDRSAVHPVVSTMAEQSGIVDGRGDMGGTMRLGLYPARLAEGSLVRELYGGRPLVEERHRHRYEVNNAYRAELEKKAGLVFSGTSPDDRLVEYVEYPREVHPYLVATQAHPELRSRPTRPHPLFAGLVRAAVERRAATASATG
- a CDS encoding Lrp/AsnC family transcriptional regulator produces the protein MSGGHAALWCDLLAESPRLTHFSPANGLPALPGAEVLDAHVTLRPFKSEAQWHAPVLTEEEEQRLRSSLVRPLPGRADRPAPTARPLSPTDRRIAEELIRNARVSLTDLAGTVGFSVATAGRRVTSLLERQALRLRVLVEPALLGRPVEARLRLRVPPSALEPVGAALAGCSDVRSCAAVTGSYNLLVDVCLEREADLYGFLTDVLGAHPAIGDVETQFVTRVYKRGPAVAAAAPTAAPRP